The Vicia villosa cultivar HV-30 ecotype Madison, WI linkage group LG1, Vvil1.0, whole genome shotgun sequence genome includes a region encoding these proteins:
- the LOC131637524 gene encoding uncharacterized protein LOC131637524 isoform X1, with the protein MQGRGGPGGRDPLADFGGFGGFGSSRSLMSSVFGGRDPFDDPFFTSPFGGMFQSSIMSGPSGFPFSREMQRPGFPFPSEMQQPDFPFAQNMQMPGFPFAPNMLSSGFPFGPEMNPSVFHENQARAPEPSSRRGPIIQQLDSDDENEDETEEKKENPKRHRRSSVEPSVEHPDDEHEGKKIRHLQGRNEFNNFNATELQPQTQSFCFQSSTVSYGGPNGTYYTSSKTKRTGSDGVTLEESKEADSSTRQASHRISRGLHDKGHTFSRKLNPDGKVDTMQTLHNIDEDELAGFEEEWKGKGQKYLPGWSGSIGSIGAGHSRQAEHAGQGGFLLPSSEHSHPVGSSQVRGEVGSSRAWERVRTDSNGRGAYHSGRQGQN; encoded by the exons ATGCAAGGACGCGGTGGGCCTGGTGGCAGAGATCCTTTAGCTGACTTCGGTGGTTTTGGAGGCTTTGGATCTTCTAGGAGTTTGATGTCAAGTGTGTTTGGAGGAAGGGACCCATTTGACGACCCTTTCTTCACCAGCCCTTTTGGAGGGATGTTCCAGTCAAGTATTATGAGTGGTCCATCTGGGTTTCCTTTTTCCCGGGAAATGCAACGGCCTGGTTTTCCTTTTCCTTCAGAAATGCAGCAGCCTGATTTTCCTTTTGCGCAGAATATGCAGATGCCTGGTTTTCCTTTTGCACCGAATATGCTGTCATCTGGGTTTCCTTTCGGCCCGGAGATGAATCCATCTGTGTTTCATGAGAATCAAGCTCGTGCTCCGGAGCCTAGTAGTCGAAGGGGCCCAATCATTCAGCAATTGGACTCTGATGATGAAAATGAGGATGAGaccgaagaaaagaaagaaaatccaAAAAGGCATAGAAGGTCAAGCGTTGAACCCTCTGTAGAACATCCAGATGATGAACATGAAG GGAAGAAGATCCGACATTTGCAGGGTAGAAATGAGTTCAACAATTTCAATGCAACTGAGCTTCAGCCTCAAACACAGAGCTTCTGCTTTCAGAGCTCAACAGTCAGCTATGGTGGTCCAAATGGAACATATTATACTTCTTCAAAGACCAAGAGGACTGGAAGTGACGGA GTGACACTTGAGGAGAGCAAGGAGGCTGATAGCTCCACAAGGCAAGCTTCCCACAGGATTTCTAGAGGCCTGCATGACAAG GGGCACACCTTCTCAAGAAAGCTTAATCCAGATGGTAAAGTGGATACTATGCAGACTTTACACAACATTGATGAAG ATGAACTTGCTGGctttgaagaagaatggaaaggAAAGGGTCAAAAGTATTTGCCTGGATGGAGCGGGAGTATTGGGAGTATTG GAGCTGGCCATAGTAGACAAGCTGAGCATGCTGGGCAGGGAGGTTTCCTTCTCCCTTCATCCGAGCATAGTCATCCCGTGGGCTCGTCCCAAGTTAGAGGCGAAGTGGGTTCTTCTCGTGCTTGGGAGAGAGTGAGGACAGATTCCAATGGTAGGGGTGCATACCACTCAGGAAGGCAGGGTCAAAATTAA
- the LOC131637524 gene encoding uncharacterized protein LOC131637524 isoform X2 — MQGRGGPGGRDPLADFGGFGGFGSSRSLMSSVFGGRDPFDDPFFTSPFGGMFQSSIMSGPSGFPFSREMQRPGFPFPSEMQQPDFPFAQNMQMPGFPFAPNMLSSGFPFGPEMNPSVFHENQARAPEPSSRRGPIIQQLDSDDENEDETEEKKENPKRHRRSSVEPSVEHPDDEHEGKKIRHLQGRNEFNNFNATELQPQTQSFCFQSSTVSYGGPNGTYYTSSKTKRTGSDGVTLEESKEADSSTRQASHRISRGLHDKGHTFSRKLNPDGKVDTMQTLHNIDEDELAGFEEEWKGKGQKYLPGWSGSIGTGHSRQAEHAGQGGFLLPSSEHSHPVGSSQVRGEVGSSRAWERVRTDSNGRGAYHSGRQGQN, encoded by the exons ATGCAAGGACGCGGTGGGCCTGGTGGCAGAGATCCTTTAGCTGACTTCGGTGGTTTTGGAGGCTTTGGATCTTCTAGGAGTTTGATGTCAAGTGTGTTTGGAGGAAGGGACCCATTTGACGACCCTTTCTTCACCAGCCCTTTTGGAGGGATGTTCCAGTCAAGTATTATGAGTGGTCCATCTGGGTTTCCTTTTTCCCGGGAAATGCAACGGCCTGGTTTTCCTTTTCCTTCAGAAATGCAGCAGCCTGATTTTCCTTTTGCGCAGAATATGCAGATGCCTGGTTTTCCTTTTGCACCGAATATGCTGTCATCTGGGTTTCCTTTCGGCCCGGAGATGAATCCATCTGTGTTTCATGAGAATCAAGCTCGTGCTCCGGAGCCTAGTAGTCGAAGGGGCCCAATCATTCAGCAATTGGACTCTGATGATGAAAATGAGGATGAGaccgaagaaaagaaagaaaatccaAAAAGGCATAGAAGGTCAAGCGTTGAACCCTCTGTAGAACATCCAGATGATGAACATGAAG GGAAGAAGATCCGACATTTGCAGGGTAGAAATGAGTTCAACAATTTCAATGCAACTGAGCTTCAGCCTCAAACACAGAGCTTCTGCTTTCAGAGCTCAACAGTCAGCTATGGTGGTCCAAATGGAACATATTATACTTCTTCAAAGACCAAGAGGACTGGAAGTGACGGA GTGACACTTGAGGAGAGCAAGGAGGCTGATAGCTCCACAAGGCAAGCTTCCCACAGGATTTCTAGAGGCCTGCATGACAAG GGGCACACCTTCTCAAGAAAGCTTAATCCAGATGGTAAAGTGGATACTATGCAGACTTTACACAACATTGATGAAG ATGAACTTGCTGGctttgaagaagaatggaaaggAAAGGGTCAAAAGTATTTGCCTGGATGGAGCGGGAGTATTGGGA CTGGCCATAGTAGACAAGCTGAGCATGCTGGGCAGGGAGGTTTCCTTCTCCCTTCATCCGAGCATAGTCATCCCGTGGGCTCGTCCCAAGTTAGAGGCGAAGTGGGTTCTTCTCGTGCTTGGGAGAGAGTGAGGACAGATTCCAATGGTAGGGGTGCATACCACTCAGGAAGGCAGGGTCAAAATTAA